The nucleotide window tatgtgtaaatattatatattaattatataaacacCATATGTTACCGAACTATCGATTATGTATTTAGAGTAGTTTTGAAAGATCAAATAAATCGGGGAATTTCAGCAAGAAAGTTATTGCCGTTATTGTCGTTATTGTTTAACctttatgatttataaatccATAGAACACAATTTATTAGTTCTTCCTTATGCAATAGTGGTTTGTTTCTGTCCCGAGTTCTGTTTATTTctgtgttccacaagttcagtaaACTTGAGTATTGACCCATAAATTATGGGTGGTTCTGATTTAAGGTTTCTAAAATTCTTTCAATCTGTGTACATGCATAGGTGGAATGTCAGTCTAAAGGCTCTAAAtaattcacataacggttgtttgtaacacccaaacctaaacgagttagatatagggttctatataccaaagtgatcagggtgaagagtggagttcaaatccggatgtctgtctgtccgtccgtctgtgcaagctgtaacttgagtaaaaattaagatatcttgatgaaacttggcaccaaaaacacataaagtgccataactaagccataaataaagctatggaaataaaatttgttatgaaggatcgcactatgaaggggcatatttagatgtaatttttttggggaagtgggcgtgcccccgccccctactaagttttttgtacatatctcgcaaaccaatagagctatataaaccaaaaatgaaagaaatgggataataaccacgcccacctcccatacctcatgaactactcaaccgatttcaatgaaacttggtttgtaacagtttccttacatcccaatgatatgttgtgaaaataggccaaatcgcttcacaatcactacttcctatatagcagaactttgaagacgatctgaatcgtttactttacaatatataaaataagcactagtgaagatatcggtgcagagctttgcgcaaatactacctttatagtgtggcagccccattctaaaaatcgccgaaatcggactataggtgttcaaggccccatatatcgaacatgaggacctgggTGCttataacctaatattagggtttccaactttcaatggactttattcaatatatatgacgaatatgtggatcaaattgtgtattatataatatcaataaaattaaacaaataaattgcgagagtataaaatgttcggccaccaccgaacttagcccatccttacttgtttttaactaCTTTTGCTAATTTTAGATAAACAATACACTATGAAACCCAATTCAgaaataaattctatattttttttttttgctgtgcaTTTTAAAGATTGCCTATCCCATTAAGTTTTGAGGTCAGAAGTTCTAAGCAAACACAAGCCcataaattagtaaattcaTAGGACTCAGAGAACGCACTTAATAGTTTCACaattaatgttgttgctgtattgttgttgtaaattgttcACATTCCACATGTGTTGGGTGTTATTAATACGTTTTACTGCTACTTAAAATACATCAAAGGCAGACTTTTCCCATTTAAGGCAAGCGCCGCATCCAGCCACACATTCAACACATTTAAAACCAAAGTGGTTGGTACATTGCGGTGGACCAACATCATTTTGCGTAAATAACAGCTGGAAGCATCAGGATATTTGAATGCTTTCTGGATAACAATAAAGCCCACAACGACATTCAGTGAATTCATTTGTGCTTAGAACTATCAGAACTTGGAAATGTGGTTGCCATTAAAATGGCGCTTGGAATGCCTGTAGGAACCAGAACCGTTTGTTTCAAAGGATGACAGAAAAGAAAGTAGAGTTCGGAGTGACCACTAAGCGTCTTCAAATACTTTGTTATATTTTCAGACATCTTTTCGCATCATACTGTTCATTCGAACTCTCTTAAGCGGTAGAGACTCGTCAAGTTATGACACCGACCAGCCGGTTTTCTCTTATAAGTGTTTACTGTGCCCATTTGCAGATTTTCCTAGAGGGAATGCAATGCATGTAGATTGTTTTGGTCacttaatgcaaatatttttcattaccaAAATAATGAAGCAtcgtgtatgtacatacatatgtgtgtgtgtgtttctctgTGGACCATTCATATGCCTATAACTACATACGACTGCGTAATATGTGCGGCATATAAGAAGATAAATGAAGCCGCAAAACAAATGCCATGCTTTGTAAATGTTTTCCCCAAAGCCCAGTAGAAAAGGCGAAATGGCATCAGGAGCCCACTCAGTCGTTAATAAATTCGGATTACCAAAAAATGCCGGGAAGGGCATTAATTAAACCTTATAACATCCtgtttctttaattaaattaatttaatttaaattaatgggatgcaaaatttgcaaattaatgTTGGTTCTTcagaaaatattggaaattgcTTACAAAACggtttcaaaatcatttatgatTTTTCGGTTGGGTTCAAATGTGCCTTTGTACGTATATACCATATTTGTCTCTGATTGCATACTTGCAAATACGCATTTatttgaaaccaaaaaagcATCCAAAATCTTTTGTAGAGCATAGaaggaatttttaattaattttgaagatcTATGAGCACAAGGATGTgcctttaaatgaaaataaattaaatgaaagaaagtgaaagtgTCTTTTTTTGATAATGAAATGTTTGAAAGCGTTACTTAAAtcataaattcttcttcttcttcttcataatgcaatattaaatatgtggaaatctgtatgtgtgtattcagTTCTGACGCCACGGCCATTATGGCTGATTCTATGCTTTTGTGTGACTTCTTGGCTTTCCCTATTGGCGAATTTTCAATGGACTGAAAGAAATCAAAAGCTTTTTCAACAAGTAATTTAATTGAAGATATAAAGCTATTTCCCCCAGAAAACTTACAAAGCCATTCATACACATTTGCCCAGAGGTGTGGACATATTTAGATTGCATGTGAGTTAAGCTTCTTTATTGATTCAAGAAGTTCATTCAGTTAGCGCGACAGTTAGCaaattcaatttgattttgtcTATGACTTTTCTATTAAATCGGCTAGCAATGtaatttcaaactttcaaaCGCTGTTTAGTTAGTTAGCATtctataaatagcatttaattGCATTGTGCAGTTGTCGTtatgaagtgaaattttatagttCTCTCTCCCATTGATTTGACTTGGCCAATTgaaattgacaaataaaattaatgagaatatatttttagtgaatGCCCGCAAAGGGAATAGTTTTTAAcctgataaatttttttgaggCAATATTATAAATGGTGGCAACATATTGCTTACGGTAACCAATGTAGGTCGACAACTCGTTATTACATAGCAAAGTGATGGTTCGCCCGTGGCGTATGACTAACATCCATatttagcaaaataaattttgaaaaatattttatataacctAGGAATATTCAGATGAAATATCCCAGCTATCAAAGAAACTAATAATAAGCTACATTACAAACTGGTCAGTGAATAGTCTTTATTGAATCCAATTAACTTGTAAATTggtaattaaatgcaaattaagAATTAAGTTAGTGTAAAATGTGACTAGTAGCCACTAGATGTCGCTAAATGCAAATCTCCAATTAGCAAAGTCTCCAATTGGACGTAATTTAAACAGAATTACAGCAACactaaaattgtcaaaatcagctgttttttgttttgtatcgcAAAAGCCGCCAATTGTTGGCAAACACAGTCGTGAAAAAGGACATGCGCCTTGTGCCATTAGATGTAAAAACCCCAACAGAGGACTTTTTGAAGCGAGTATAGGTACGCGCTGCAACTGAATAGGACGGAATTTGGTCGCGGATAAATATTGAGTTAGTGCTTTGGCCAACTAATCGTCAGTGAAAGAATGTGACTTTTGTTGTAAAGGATTCAATAACTAaagcatttacatataatatagaaTATAATAAACTACAGCAAGTAATGGATGAATTCAAGAACATAACAAAGACATCATCGGTGGTGAAGATTTCCGCTTGTCTGGAAAAGATTTTCAAGAAAATCACTGAAAGTCGTGAAAAGAAAATATCCGagcaaaatatcaaagaaatTGAGTTTCTAAAAACACAATGCAAATCGGATATTGTACAACTGAGCCTATTAAGCTCACAGACATTTGTGCGGCTAGTGGAGGGTGGAGTTTTGGACGCCTCAAATGTGCTAACCATGCTAATTTCCATGCTGCCGAACTCCAGGTAAATATcaattacacaaacaaaaaatgtgaaCTCATACAAACACATGAACGTCCGCAGTTTCAAGTCGCACCTGATATTCTCTTTTATTTTGTCCTTGCACCGGAAATGGGTGCGAATCAAAAGCAAATGACTTCAAGGCTTTGCGCATATTTTacaccaatttttttgttttcttagcgTAGTTGCTGAAACTTTTTGCAACTTCTTGCAACAGAATGTTGCTGCTCCTTTTTCTTCCGTGCAATTGTACTTCCGCAAAACTACGCCGCAACGTTATTTCCGCTGAAGATATGGGTTAACAAAAATCGTTACATAGTTGGCTTTGAAATGGCTGCACTTTGTACGGTTACTTTGCTCATTATAGCATTGATCCGTTGCATGCCTGTTTGCTGCATAGTTAAAAAGTTTAAAGGGAAAAACAAAATGCTTTGGGAAATGTCGTAAATGGTTTTGTATAAGAAAGTATACAATTTGCTGAGTAgtgggtacatatgtatacattaaaaCTCCCGTTACGTAAAGCAGATTTTTGaggaataattttaataaatgttatGGGAGAGTAATATTCGATATAAAAGCATGGAGGAAACATAACCACGATTAGAATAGTACAAAgcagtaatatttttaaacattctatacagttttgagttcctgtatgtaaattggaaatatttgatTAAAGTAGCTTTGCAAAGAAAGACCACATTAATTTGAAAAGGTATTTAATATCATTAAGCAAGCCAATAACTATATCATAGTGTAatagcatatattttttgtaaccgTCAGCAACTACAGCAACAAAGAGAACTGAATATTTAAGCTGCTAATTTAGTAATCGTCTCAATGTCAATAGGTACGTCATATTAAGCTTCCGTTGTGGTTTCTAAACactctttattttttaacactaaTAAATAGTAATGCAGAAGGtgtgaaacataaaatattgcgAAGCGAATTTTCGTATTAGTACACATCGAAATATAcagatctacatacatatatagcattaTATCGCCATTAATTGTGGAATAATGAGCCAACTGTGCTGTGTTGGCTACAACGTCAAATTTCGACTTTCCTTTAGTGTGTTATTAAGTATTCGGACACGTGGCATTGACTTGCCTGCTGACATGGTGACCCCATTGTAATGTACTACCATGAGTGGAGTGGTCGATGACTCCAAAATAGTGTGATAGATTGCCAACTCCGAACTCaggatatacaaacatatacataaacatgAACATGCTCGTCtgtgtatgcatacatatatacctgtaaaaagcaaaataaatgcaaaacgcAGGGTGGTCTCTTTTTAAGTATTTTGATTAAGAGTAGagaaaaattaaacgaaataaataaagGAAACAACTTAATCTGATAGCCGCACGCACATtttctgaaattgaaaaatatacatacatacatacgtattatatacatacatacatttgaattttcaccgcacaaatatatacatagttcccgtaaatttgtaaaaaatgcaaatcatTTAACCATTATTCATTAGAATTTACAACGATTACTTTTGCAGCAATTTTATTTACCACAggatatttcaattttcatattgTTTAGAGCTAATCTAGATGtacgtaagtatgtatgtgtgccatTCAGGCTTACTGTAGGATATGCAATCAAAACACATTTATGTGGCATTGACAAGCTTCCGTGAATATAAAATGGCACTGAACTTGAATTTTAATGACCTTTAAGTGTAGTTGTTAGAGAATAGCATGAAAAATactggaaaatttatttaacggAAAAGCCTTCACTACTTCCTGGCATATTAAAAAGTTATACGCTCAAAAAGTTCTGGCATAATAATTGTATGTAATAAGAGTAACACGAAACCGTTGTTAGCTGTAATGTGTGTGAACTAAAatgtgttattttgttttttattcattaattatttttgttcttcTAATCAGAGAACTTTGATAATTTatcaaattgtaatatttaattaaactatATATCTTCTTCATTTCACAGCCCCACGCAGCACACAACCATAACGGAAGGAATTGTCAGTATTTTATTGCTTGGTTTGAAGCGGAAAGTCGCTCTCTTGAAGGAAAACGAAAAATTCCAATGTCAGTTTGGTTTGAAAACTCAACAACATCCACTTATAACCTTGTTGCAAAGTTCCGCCGTGAACATGAATGATGTGGCCAATAAGATTGTAGGCATCTGTAATCATCATGATCAACAGTAATCACacccacaaacatatatatgataACATGCTTCTAATAAACCTCTGTTTTCCTTTGTGTAGGGTTAAAGAGCACAGCGTTGAGTATTTGCGTCCAGTCTTCCTTTACATACTCTGCAACCCTCAAACACTGCCCGATTCAAAGACCATCTGGACTGGTCTACTGTCTCTTAGTAAGACGAATCACTCCGCTAAACAACTGGTGCAAGAAATTTTCTCTTGGTGTAAATTCAATTCGTCCACAACATGCCTGTTCTCAAGCATACTGTTAATAGAAGCTATCGAACACTGCCTAAACTGTAATGACTTGACCACCGTTATTGATTTGTGCATTTTTCAAGCGTTAATTGTGAACAACCTAACCAAATACGGCATTGATCCACGTCCCAGTCTACACTGTCTGCTACGTGTGTTGCACAATACACGCGAGCACACTGTGAACCATTACAATGTGCTGCTCATTTTACTGGCCGAGAGTCTGCATTTGCTTTCGCCGAATTATCTACATGATTTGCTGCGCATAATCGCGTTCATTGTTGTGCAGGAATGCTGTGGGAATCAATACATTCTGAACATGTGTCTTGATGGTATCATCCAGTGGATGTCTCAGACTGCATTCATACCCGCAGAAGGTCTGGCACTAGCTCATCAAGTTGTGCGCAAAATACTTGCACGAGGAAAAGAAACGCAGTCGGTTGAAACAACGAAAGTGCGCACGAGTGACTTGAAGCCGGCTGAAGTACGCTACTTCCATCCAGATATTGCAATTGCCTTCGATTTGGCTAAACTTGTCGAATCCTTTGATGAGTCGGAATTTAAAGATGTCTTCACGTTCGTTGATGCTCTCAATGTAAAAGCGAACTCAATGTTTTGTCAGcgcttgcatttgtttttgcgcGCACTCTTCTTGTCGCAAGAACCCTCCGTGGATTGTTGGTTTAAGATTTATGAAGCCATATTAGAGATAATCAAAGTGAATGGCGGCATAGCTTATGATTTCTTAATGACATATATCTTTAAATTAGCCGGTGAGCAACAACCAGAAATTCAAATGGAGTTACTACGTGGCTTACCGAGCTTTGCCGTATCTAAGgtaagttaaataataaaagccTTAAAGTTAACATTTGCACATCCCCTAATCGCCTCATTCGTTGCAGGATAATATACCAATGATTTTAAATACAATACGAAATCTTACGATCGAAAACGCAACATTTTGTATGGATCTCTATCTGCGCTTGTGGCGCATTGAGCCACGTACTTATccctttttaattaaattgctctCAACACCACagaaagacaacaacaagcgtTGGGAATTCGAAATAGCCAAGACTCATACCATACGAGAAATTTGTTATGAGAAGTaagcaatataaatatttaactccaacataatatatatttatacactccTCAGACCAACGCAACACGGCTCCGACTTGGTTTCACACCTCTCCGACACACTGAACTCATGCACGGATGACGCTGGTGATCTGGCCACATCACATGCTCTGGACGCCATTGTAGCGCTCTGTGATAGTCATACTGTGAACATAATTTCTACTTGGCGTGTGCTCAGCACTAAATTTAGACACGAACGTCGTCCACGAGCACTAAAATCGTTGTACCGTTTCTTCGCACACATACCGTTACTGCACACACCTACCCTGGAGTATGAACAATTAGTTGATGAAGCTTTAGAGCAACTTTGGTCGACCGTGAGTCGCTCCGATTCCGAGTCTGAATTGGTGAGAGAAGCTCTGGCTGCCTTAAAGAATTTCGAAATCGGTTCGCTACTTTCCATGCGTCACATACCAATGCAATATCGCCAAGATACGCCAGGAGTTCGTGAATACGTTGGTGGTCGCGAGGTTGTTGATCTGCAGCAGGAAATGGTGCCGGGAGAAGTTTGGGTGCATCTTTTGCAAAAGATACGACCCGATTGTGGTGCCTCGGCAGCCGATTTAATCGCCCATCACATATATGCTGAAATAAATGGCTATCGCAGTGGCGTTTATCGTTTGCCTGAGGGCAAGCCGGAACCGCGCAAGTTGCAAGGGCTCTTCCCGCAAAGTCCATTGCGTGCCGTGGTGAACTATTTAGTGGGCCAATCACGTTTCGGAGATCACGTAACAGAGCCACACGTGGTAACAAATGCACTAAGGGCAATATCGAAGAAGTTTCCCAAACCTATACCCCCACTCGATTGGTGTTTCCTTCATGGCTTTTTCCACCTCTCATTTGAGGCCAGAAAATATTGCATACTGATTGCCAAGAACCAACTACTGCACTCTGGTACCGCCCGACGATTGCTGGAAAACTTCCTGGTAGATTTCGAACCAAATTGCTTTGAAGAAGACTTGCTGCTATTGTTCTCCTTGCTCCCTGAGATTTCGAATGGCATCAGCTTGCAAATTTTAAAGAGCTTCGCCGAAAAAATAGCCATATACAGTTTCAAGGAATCGCAATTAAGTGGCTTTACAGAAGGTAAGAACTGTGCTATTGCTTCCaactaaagtaaatatttatccaGCCAGAGctactatatattttatgttctcaatttatattgcaaatgaatttaaaaaaataatactttgcaGGCTGCCTTTTTGAGAAGTTCATAGACAGTGTAAAATACATATTCTTAGGCAAATGTGACATTCCAGAAGTGCTCGATATATTCACGCTAATTATTGAACGTTATATGGACTCTATGGATCTGGATTCGAGAGTAAGTAGTTTCCTTGTCTTATATGCTTGTTGTAGTAAGCTTATTCTTCTATTACTATTTGCAGCTATTTGAGCGATATACGGAGGTGGTATCCGTTTTACATCCCAATTCCATTGATGGTCTCACCTCACCAGCCAATTGGTGGGAAACACCAATTGGTAAACTGAAAAAGGCCACCATTATAAGGTGCTACTTAGTGTTATACAACACACAGTTGCCCAATCCCTTAAAGTGGCTTACACCGATCATAGATGCATATTCCACTCGTCGCGAGGAGCAGCCATTCTTTTTCCGTCACCTCGTCTCAACTTTATATGCTTTTAATAGCGACGAGCAGTCATGCCAGTGGATCATGGAAATGTTTTTGCAAATACAAGCACTCCTCGCTGAATCGtccaacaaagaaaaattagataaaGTTTTGTATCTTttagatattttcattttagctGTAGTTGTGCTTTCCGGCTGTGCCGTTCTGCTGGGTAATTTGGATTCTATAGCCACACAACGCAAAGATCGGTTTGCACTCTTCCCAGAGAGTCTGCAATTTCTGTGTGAACATGtcttttggaaagaccaggaAGCAAAAgtaatttatagtaaatttaaaaattataaattattaattggaattttttttaattttctttttcagatttatgagtTTCTGTATAACCTATACAAGAACAGTGCTATTCCAGAAGTCTATGCCGCAATATTCAAGAATGCTATTATCTGTTCTCGTAATAAAACATACTTTGACAACAAAGGTATTTGGACAAAATATGTTGGAATGCGAAAATGACTTTTTGAATTTTGCGCATACCAAAAAATGTACGTTACCGGTGGTTAAAACAGTGCCTTGCAGATTTTTGCCTTTTGTATATTGCATTATAGTAGTATCGAcattggtatatacatacatttgtaaacCAAGCCTTGATATTATATTCACTGcaaaataaaagtagaaaaaaataatgttttaccAACTCACTTAATAATGTTTAAATTATAAGATCCAACTGGTGTTTAatcaattttacaacaaaatgtttgtagactaattatttattatgaaaacgTGTATTATTTCTCGCTGATATTATTAGATCGTAGGATGCAGTTCGACGTTATAGCGTGCTCTGTGGAGGGTTAGTTGCTACTTgacaaatatacaatttatacatatgtatatgctgtaAGTTAAAGGTCGAACAGTtcgttaaaatacaatttagggaataatataatttgagttttaacggAATTGAGCAGCATAATGAAGagttgcaaaattaaaattcaagccACATAAAAATCGTGCTGCCATATCAATTGTagtgttgaattttaaaaagAGTGTTGACATATGGAATGTCATCTGTTTTGTTGTCGTCTGATTATTCGTCGCTTATTGTCGGGATCTAAATTTGTTGTATCTTCTGTAAAAGTACTGCTGTcggattaaattaaaattataattgcgtattcgaatatataaatattcgatGTAAAAATGTGATGCAAGTTTTCATTAACTTAAACggcatataataatatatgtgcCTATTTTTCGCATTAACGCTCAACAAAGATTTTTCAAGTGAAAGTTCTTAGTGAAAAAACTAGTATTTCAACAGCTGGAAGTGTGAAACTCCGTACATACTGTGGtgtaaaattactttttttcctaATACACTTCTAAGTTCAAGGATAATGGACGACATTAAATTAGCCAAGGTATtgataataagtaataaaatattagttatGCATATACTATTGTTTAATGTGCCGCTCCGAACGTATTTTGATCTGAAAGTATTTCTTAATGTCCTGTGGCCAATACCGGCTGGTCAGTTGAGTCATCATTTGTAGTCTTTAAGTATATCCTATTCTAATTTATAccttgattaaaaaaaattttacgaagTGGAACAAAGTGAAAACGCCCAAGGTATAAAACACGTACATTGAACAATTGTTTCACTATTTTACAATACTTTGTGTAATCATTATCTACAGGTGTTGTATTAGCGTCTGCTACAgcggaaaacaaataaaataataaaatcaataacgAATGGGATGGTTAAAATACAGATAGCTTAGATTggtatatacaataaaaattataatacgaAATGATAGATGGTTATTTAATCTGAGTTAATAATTTCTACTCAAATTAATAATACACATCACACATAAACGTTTAGTTATTTGGATTACAGTGAATGTCGTTTACAAACAGACAAATGCATGGgagatttgtttttattagtaATCTACTGTTATCATTAGTTTTCTATTTTCTGATAATTACAAGCTAGGAATAAATGAACAATAGTTGCACTATACGtacgtatataatatacatacgtaaataTAAAACAGAATTCAGAAAATTACACATCAGTCGGATCTATGTATTAGAAACGGACTATAATTTATATTCGGCCCAAGACTGTCAGGATCAAgactgttttatttttgtattatagatACGTCATTTCATTCTCTATAAAGTTTACTTATTTATGAAATCTCGACAACAacaagtaatttttttcttttctttttttatggtTTGGCCATTACCTATTGATCTGACtattgtaagtacatatgtacatatattcgttGTGACATGGACATGTAGATTGTCTTGATAATGCCTGATTCCTGACTTAAACATTCTAAAAACTTCTTGCAAAATTTTGACAACATTTCACAAGTATTGGAATATAAACCTTGGCATAAAAGTGGCCAGTGAGTTTATCCTTTCATGTTTTCTAaaattctaatatatatatatatgtatataatattataagtttcaatgaaattctttagttATTACAAAAATCCTTTGGATGAACAAAACGTTTATACTTTGTGCAACATGCTGCACTCTAGTATAAAGATTTGTATTTACGTTAATGCGCATGCCCAAATTTACATACTATTTTCCTCAGCTTTCCATCGTAAATAAGCAATTGTTTATGATTTTGGagtttatgaatttaataacttaattaacttataatttttattaacattaacTATTATTCTATTAATCTATAGATTCAAATTATCAGTCGCCATTGTTTAAAACAATTCAAACGATTAAATTCTTCTACTTATTCGATTTCCAGTTGAGGTACAATTCGTGCTGGAAATTTCCCACTTCTCTATGGAATTGGCGCCTCTGCAACTTTTGCCTTTCATGTAGTTCTTGAGTTCAAGTTTAGCGTTGCAAGATGACACAACTGTCATCGGAAAATCGTGCGTGTTTTTCGTttaaataaattcgttttttcgCTCCGACACCCCCTCCCATGTTCTGGTGCTTCAATTTAAAAGAACATCCAAACCAACCAGTGCAATCACATCCACCTCCATAAAAGCTGTACCGTGCTTGTATTTTTGAAAGTGAAAGTACTTAAGTGTAATTTGATTGGAATTGTCGATACTTACCGTTTGTGATCTcagttattttgtatattttgactACCCCAATGTTATT belongs to Zeugodacus cucurbitae isolate PBARC_wt_2022May chromosome 6, idZeuCucr1.2, whole genome shotgun sequence and includes:
- the LOC105221261 gene encoding focadhesin is translated as MDEFKNITKTSSVVKISACLEKIFKKITESREKKISEQNIKEIEFLKTQCKSDIVQLSLLSSQTFVRLVEGGVLDASNVLTMLISMLPNSSPTQHTTITEGIVSILLLGLKRKVALLKENEKFQCQFGLKTQQHPLITLLQSSAVNMNDVANKIVGICNHHDQQVKEHSVEYLRPVFLYILCNPQTLPDSKTIWTGLLSLSKTNHSAKQLVQEIFSWCKFNSSTTCLFSSILLIEAIEHCLNCNDLTTVIDLCIFQALIVNNLTKYGIDPRPSLHCLLRVLHNTREHTVNHYNVLLILLAESLHLLSPNYLHDLLRIIAFIVVQECCGNQYILNMCLDGIIQWMSQTAFIPAEGLALAHQVVRKILARGKETQSVETTKVRTSDLKPAEVRYFHPDIAIAFDLAKLVESFDESEFKDVFTFVDALNVKANSMFCQRLHLFLRALFLSQEPSVDCWFKIYEAILEIIKVNGGIAYDFLMTYIFKLAGEQQPEIQMELLRGLPSFAVSKDNIPMILNTIRNLTIENATFCMDLYLRLWRIEPRTYPFLIKLLSTPQKDNNKRWEFEIAKTHTIREICYEKPTQHGSDLVSHLSDTLNSCTDDAGDLATSHALDAIVALCDSHTVNIISTWRVLSTKFRHERRPRALKSLYRFFAHIPLLHTPTLEYEQLVDEALEQLWSTVSRSDSESELVREALAALKNFEIGSLLSMRHIPMQYRQDTPGVREYVGGREVVDLQQEMVPGEVWVHLLQKIRPDCGASAADLIAHHIYAEINGYRSGVYRLPEGKPEPRKLQGLFPQSPLRAVVNYLVGQSRFGDHVTEPHVVTNALRAISKKFPKPIPPLDWCFLHGFFHLSFEARKYCILIAKNQLLHSGTARRLLENFLVDFEPNCFEEDLLLLFSLLPEISNGISLQILKSFAEKIAIYSFKESQLSGFTEGCLFEKFIDSVKYIFLGKCDIPEVLDIFTLIIERYMDSMDLDSRLFERYTEVVSVLHPNSIDGLTSPANWWETPIGKLKKATIIRCYLVLYNTQLPNPLKWLTPIIDAYSTRREEQPFFFRHLVSTLYAFNSDEQSCQWIMEMFLQIQALLAESSNKEKLDKVLYLLDIFILAVVVLSGCAVLLGNLDSIATQRKDRFALFPESLQFLCEHVFWKDQEAKIYEFLYNLYKNSAIPEVYAAIFKNAIICSRNKTYFDNKGIWTKYVGMRK